One segment of Hippopotamus amphibius kiboko isolate mHipAmp2 chromosome 4, mHipAmp2.hap2, whole genome shotgun sequence DNA contains the following:
- the LOC130851741 gene encoding serine protease 1, whose amino-acid sequence MKTFIFLALLGAAVAAPTDDDDKIVGGYTCSASSVPYQVSLNAGYHFCGGSLINSQWVVSAAHCYKSGIQVRLGEYNINVAEGNEQYISAAKSIRHPSYNQNTLNNDIMLIKLKSAATLNSRVATISLPTSCAAAGTQCLISGWGNTKSSGSSYPDTLQCLKAPILSASACSSAYPGQITSNMICVGYLEGGKDSCQGDSGGPVVCNGQLQGVVSWGEGCAQKNKPGVYTKVCNYVSWIQQTIAAN is encoded by the exons ATGAAGACCTTCATCTTTCTTGCTCTCCTGGGAGCTGCTG ttgctgcCCCTACGGACGACGATGACAAGATCGTCGGGGGCTACACCTGTTCAGCGAGTTCCGTCCCCTACCAGGTGTCCTTGAACGCCGGCTACCACTTCTGCGGGGGCTCCCTCATCAACAGCCAGTGGGTGGTGTCCGCGGCTCACTGCTACAAGTC CGGAATCCAGGTGCGGCTGGGAGAATACAACATCAACGTCGCTGAGGGCAATGAGCAGTACATCAGCGCAGCCAAGAGCATCCGCCACCCCAGCTACAACCAGAACACCCTGAATAACGACATCATGCTGATCAAACTGAAATCAGCTGCCACTCTCAACAGTCGAGTAGCCACTATCTCTCTGCCAACATCTTGTGCAGCTGCTGGTACCCAGTGTCTCATCTCCGGCTGGGGCAACACCAAAAGCAGTGGCT CCAGCTACCCTGACACCTTGCAGTGCCTGAAAGCTCCCATCCTATCTGCCAGCGCTTGCAGCAGTGCCTACCCAGGCCAGATCACCAGCAACATGATCTGCGTGGGCTACCTGGAGGGCGGAAAGGACTCTTGCCAG GGTGACTCTGGGGGCCCTGTGGTCTGCAACGGACAGCTCCAGGGTGTCGTCTCCTGGGGCGAAGGTTGTGCTCAGAAAAACAAGCCTGGTGTCTACACCAAGGTCTGCAACTACGTGAGCTGGATCCAGCAGACCATCGCTGCCAACTGA